One segment of Hemibagrus wyckioides isolate EC202008001 linkage group LG05, SWU_Hwy_1.0, whole genome shotgun sequence DNA contains the following:
- the mapk13 gene encoding mitogen-activated protein kinase 13, whose amino-acid sequence MRTRAAERRARKRKRSDLSVPSSAGMEEPQQQFNREEINGTVWEVPVKYVRLKQIGTGAYGTVCSAINEKTHEKVAIKKLHRPFQSEIFAKRAYRELRLLKHMKHQNVIGLLDVFTPATRLETFQDFYLVMPYMYTDLSKVRGVLTEDRVQFLVYQMLCGLKYIHSAGIIHRDLKPGNLAVNQDCELKILDFGLARHADQEMTGYVVTRWYRAPEVILNWMHYNQTVDIWSVGCIMGEMFNGKTLFKGKDYMDQLVQIMKVTGTPGPVFIEKLESQEAKNYVKSLPFYPRKDFSTLFPRASEQAVDLLEKMLILDTDTRVTADAALAHSYFDELRDPEDCPEPKPYDDSYDNATLPLEEWKRLSFKEVKSFVPFPRRDSKRRNTLTMSQ is encoded by the exons ATGCGAACTAGAGCCGCGGAGCGCCgagcgagaaagagaaagagaagcgaTTTGTCCGTCCCGTCGTCTGCTGGGATGGAGGAGCCGCAGCAGCAGTTTAACCGAGAGGAGATCAACGGCACCGTGTGGGAAGTTCCGGTCAAATATGTGCGATTAAAGCAGATCGGAACCGGAGCCTACGGCACAGTGTG CTCAGCTATCAATGAAAAAACCCATGAGAAGGTCGCCATCAAGAAGCTTCACCGGCCCTTCCAGTCGGAGATCTTTGCAAAGAGAGCCTACCGGGAGCTCAGACTCCTAAAGCACATGAAGCATCAAAAT GTGATAGGATTGCTGGATGTGTTTACCCCCGCCACCCGACTGGAAACCTTTCAGGACTT ctACCTGGTGATGCCTTACATGTACACCGATCTGTCCAAGGTGCGGGGAGTGCTCACAGAAGACCGTGTGCAGTTCCTGGTCTACCAGATGCTCTGTGGACTAAAG TACATTCACAGCGCTGGCATCATTCACAGG GATCTGAAACCAGGCAACTTGGCAGTGAATCAAGACTGCGAGCTGAAG ATATTGGATTTTGGCCTGGCCAGGCATGCAGATCAAGAGATGACGGGTTATGTTGTGACAAGATGGTACAGAGCACCTGAGGTTATTTTAAATTGGATGCACTACAACCAGACAG TGGACATCTGGTCAGTTGGGTGCATAATGGGAGAAATGTTCAACGGAAAGACACTCTTCAAAGGAAAAGACT ACATGGACCAGCTGGTTCAAATCATGAAGGTCACAGGGACGCCTGGTCCAGTATTCATCGAGAAACTAGAAAGCCAGGAG GCAAAGAACTATGTGAAATCACTTCCTTTTTATCCACGGAAAGATTTCTCTACACTGTTTCCCCGGGCCAGTGAACAAG CGGTGGACCTGCTGGAGAAGATGCTGATTTTAGACACTGATACACGTGTCACTGCTGATGCTGCACTGGCCCACAGTTACTTTGATGAACTGAGAGATCCAGAGGACTGTCCAGAGCCTAAGCCATATGATGACAGTTATGACAATGCCACACTGCCCCTAGAGGAATGGAAGA GGTTGTCGTTTAAAGAAGTGAAGAGTTTTGTTCCATTTCCAAGAAGAGACTCGAagaggagaaacacactgaCAATGTCTCAGTGA
- the brpf3b gene encoding bromodomain and PHD finger-containing protein 3 isoform X1, whose amino-acid sequence MQKLSEKFTRVQAQRGCVKVSMRKPRRRGGLPGGLGARKSDAAAPRGGGSRGTTQPRSPSPYRLKLSPTRETLTYAQAQKMVEVDLDGRLHRISIFDPLAIITEDEMMAQDMAECNSNKENSEQTSATIVATPSRRSASQKGRKKDSKNSSSQNSHRQNHTQHNSAQQHNNTCSALPEPTFRVLESFEPIEAPPLPTAYYRYIEKSPEELEAEAEYDMDEEDAAWLEVVNEKRTSEGQTAVSADTFEILMDRLEKESFLESRIPQSAVDEDAFCCVCLDDECLNSNVILFCDVCNLAVHQECYGVPYVPEGPWLCRRCLQSPSRPVDCALCPNRGGAFKQTSDGRWAHVVCAIWIPEVCFANTVFLEPVEGVNNIPAARWRLTCYLCKQKGRGASIQCHRANCYTAFHVTCAQRAGLFMKIEPVRETTANGTTFSVKKTAFCEAHSPPEKEGSDDEENGGRVLGCRASRGMSAYAQSPQLIKSLKSNKKEVNKKKKKGKKSPEVTSKKASTPLVTVPQIPPHRLNKVFKGIVIQKKNYFMQRLHNYWLLKRQSRNGVPLIRRLHSHLQAQRSTDQTEPDEKVSAVREELKYWQKLRHDLERARLLVELIRKREKLKREQVKVHQAVMELQLTPALILQRSTLDQLQEKDVARIFAQPVNLKEVPDYLEFVSQPMDFSTMRSKLEAHQYRTFSDLEADFNLMISNCMLYNAKDTVFYKAAVRLRDLGGAILRHAQRQAHNTGLDPHTGMHLPESPHKNDYYRCTLEDVDTLLDPENRLHMTVEDQLKELLDKLDVVTSMRSSGARTRRIRLLRKEINNVRYRRNSHLSNGDAKEDEQDDDEDDEEKDMDTENNLSSSSDKDDCKSTPPPTLEPSGLALSPPPGETPLDPPTLRPMTDPKTMSPPEPIKPSIDSPDADSEVNLASQNARVRDTPPVLSSSEGKLLNGVSNTASPTRPVSGGVGRRTSILFRKAKNGAKLHRDNQLQNGESRTPQHPTPPTSTTTPLTTEATVPPVLTPVNQTAHSRGTSPEKQREKTPPRSIETALTNGFKKHKDGGSDSDSSSSPILKKEITLPPKKSRGKPALSKVPFLESVNGDSDYTGPVDMLSIESDAEPEPLDLVWAKCRGYPSYPALIIDPEMPEEGVLHNGVPIPVPPADVLRLGEQRQEETGDKLYLVLFFDNKRTWQWLPREKLLPLGVDDTADKLRLMEGRKTSIRKSVQVAYDRAMIHLSRVRSDHGFIASSYL is encoded by the exons ATGCAAAAACTATCAGAGAAGTTTACCCGA GTCCAGGCTCAGCGTGGCTGCGTAAAGGTGTCCATGAGAAAGCCACGCCGGAGAGGGGGCCTCCCCGGGGGTTTGGGCGCCAGAAAAAGTGATGCCGCTGCACCTCGAGGTGGTGGATCTCGGGGGACTACACAGCCCCGCTCGCCCTCCCCCTATAGACTCAAACTCTCTCCAACACGAGAGACCCTGACCTACGCCCAGGCCCAGAAAATGGTGGAGGTGGACCTGGATGGCCGGCTGCACCGCATCAGCATCTTTGACCCGTTGGCCATTATCACAGAGGATGAAATGATGGCGCAGGACATGGCTGAGTGCAACAGCAACAAAGAGAACAGCGAGCAGACATCTGCAACCATTGTGGCTACTCCGAGCCGCAGGTCTGCGAGTCAGAAGGGCAGAAAGAAGGACTCCAAAAATTCGTCCTCTCAGAATTCACACAGACAGAATCACACGCAGCATAACTCAGCCCAGCAGCACAATAACACCTGCTCAGCCTTACCGGAGCCCACATTTAGGGTTTTAGAGTCATTTGAGCCCATTGAGGCTCCACCTCTCCCTACTGCCTATTATCGTtacatagagaagtcaccagaGGAGCTGGAAGCAGAGGCTGAGTATGACATGGATGAGGAGGACGCAGCCTGGCTGGAGGTGGTGAACGAGAAACGAACATCTGAAGGCCAGACAGCCGTATCGGCAGACACCTTTGAAATCCTTATGGACCGGCTAGAAAAGGAGTCATTCCTGGAGTCGAGAATCCCTCAGAGTGCTGTGGATGAGGACGCCTTCTGCTGTGTGTGCCTGGATGACGAGTGCCTCAACAGCAACGTGATcctgttctgtgatgtgtgcaATCTCGCTGTGCACCAGGAGTGCTACGGTGTGCCATACGTGCCCGAAGGTCCTTGGCTTTGCCGCCGTTGCCTTCAGTCTCCCTCTCGGCCTGTAGACTGCGCGCTGTGCCCAAATAGAGGCGGCGCATTCAAGCAGACAAGTGACGGACGCTGGGCACACGTGGTATGTGCCATCTGGATTCCCGAGGTATGCTTTGCAAACACGGTATTTCTCGAGCCCGTGGAGGGTGTAAATAACATCCCAGCAGCTCGGTGGAGGCTGACGTGCTACCTGTGCAAGCAGAAGGGCCGTGGTGCCTCTATACAATGCCACAGAGCCAACTGCTACACAGCATTCCACGTCACATGTGCCCAGCGGGCTGGACTCTTTATGAAAATCGAGCCGGTACGAGAGACCACAGCCAACGGTACAACGTTCTCTGTAAAGAAGACGGCATTCTGCGAGGCACACTCGCCTCCTGAGAAGGAGGGTTCGGATGATGAGGAAAATGGAGGGAGGGTGCTGGGCTGCCGGGCCAGTCGAGGAATGAGTGCCTATGCGCAGAGTCCACAACTGATAAAGTCTTTAAAAAGCAATAAGAAAGAGGtcaataagaaaaagaagaaggggaAGAAAAGTCCAGAAGTAACGTCTAAAAAAGCATCAACACCCCTGGTCACCGTGCCCCAGATTCCCCCACACAG GTTGAACAAAGTTTTTAAAGGTATTGTTATTCAAAAGAAGAATTATTTTATGCAGCGGTTGCACAACTATTGGTTACTGAAGCGCCAGTCACGTAACGGAGTACCTCTCATTCGGCGGTTACACTCACATCTGCAGGCCCAGAGGAGCACGGATCAG accgaACCAGATGAGAAGGTCAGTGCTGTGCGAGAAGAGCTCAAATACTGGCAGAAGTTGCGTCATGATTTGGAGAGAGCGCGGCTCCTGGTGGAGCTCATCCGGAAGAGAGAGAAGCTAAAGAGGGAGCAG GTGAAAGTGCACCAGGCCGTGATGGAGTTGCAGCTGACTCCTGCTCTCATTCTGCAGCGCTCCACCCTGGACCAGCTGCAGGAGAAAGATGTAGCGCGTATCTTTGCACAGCCGGTTAACCTTAAAGAG GTACCAGATTACCTGGAGTTTGTCTCTCAGCCCATGGACTTCTCCACCATGAGGTCCAAGCTGGAGGCTCACCAGTACCGCACGTTTTCTGACCTTGAGGCTGACTTCAACCTCATGATCTCCAATTGCATGCTCTATAACGCTAAGGACACTGTGTTTTACAAAGCGGCGGTACGTCTGCGGGACTTAGGGGGTGCAATCCTGCGCCACGCACAAAGGCAGGCTCACAACACAGGGCTGGACCCTCACACGGGCATGCACCTACCGGAGTCGCCGCACAAAAATGACTACTACCGTTGCACTCTGGAGGACG TGGACACCCTGCTAGACCCAGAGAACCGGCTGCACATGACGGTAGAGGACCAGCTGAAGGAGCTGCTGGATAAGCTGGACGTGGTGACGTCAATGCGCTCCAGCGGAGCCCGCACGCGTCGCATTCGGCTTCTACGCAAAGAGATCAACAACGTACGCTACCGTCGAAACTCCCACCTCTCTAACGGAGACGCCAAAGAGGACGAGCAGGATGACGACGAAGATGATGAGGAGAAAGACATGGACACTGAAAACAACCTGTCATCATCCTCAGACAAAG ATGATTGTAAATCTACGCCCCCTCCCACCCTGGAGCCCTCAGGTCTGGCCTTATCCCCTCCTCCTGGAGAGACCCCACTGGATCCCCCTACTCTCCGGCCAATGACTGATCCTAAAACCATGTCCCCTCCTGAACCCATCAAACCAAGTATTGACAGTCCAGACGCAGATTCGGAGGTCAACCTGGCCTCTCAAAATGCAAGGGTGCGAGACACCCCACCTGTGTTGTCTTCTAGCGAGGGGAAGCTGCTCAATGGTGTATCAAACACTGCATCTCCTACACGGCCCGTTTCAGGAGGAGTAGGTCGCCGCACCTCCATCCTGTTCAGAAAAGCGAAAAACGGCGCCAAGCTGCATCGCGACAATCAGCTGCAGAACGGCGAGAGTAGAACGCCACAGCATCCTACCCCACCAACTTCCACTACTACTCCTCTAACCACAGAGGCAACGGTTCCACCTGTTCTCACGCCGGTCAATCAGACAGCGCACAGCCGCGGCACTAGTCCTGAGAAGCAGCGGGAGAAGACCCCACCTCGCTCTATAGAAACCG ctctcacaaacGGATTCAAAAAGCACAAAGATGGTGGCTCAGACTCTGACAGCAGCTCCTCGCCCATACTCAAAAAGGAAAT tacaCTGCCACCAAAAAAAAGTCGCGGAAAACCTGCACTGTCCAAAGTACCATTCCTAGAGTCTGTTAATGGAGATTCGGACTACACTGGACCAG TGGATATGTTGTCTATAGAAAGTGATGCAGAACCCGAGCCTCTGGACCTTGTGTGGGCCAAGTGTAGAGGATATCCGTCCTACCCTGCTCTG
- the brpf3b gene encoding bromodomain and PHD finger-containing protein 3 isoform X2 produces the protein MRKPRRRGGLPGGLGARKSDAAAPRGGGSRGTTQPRSPSPYRLKLSPTRETLTYAQAQKMVEVDLDGRLHRISIFDPLAIITEDEMMAQDMAECNSNKENSEQTSATIVATPSRRSASQKGRKKDSKNSSSQNSHRQNHTQHNSAQQHNNTCSALPEPTFRVLESFEPIEAPPLPTAYYRYIEKSPEELEAEAEYDMDEEDAAWLEVVNEKRTSEGQTAVSADTFEILMDRLEKESFLESRIPQSAVDEDAFCCVCLDDECLNSNVILFCDVCNLAVHQECYGVPYVPEGPWLCRRCLQSPSRPVDCALCPNRGGAFKQTSDGRWAHVVCAIWIPEVCFANTVFLEPVEGVNNIPAARWRLTCYLCKQKGRGASIQCHRANCYTAFHVTCAQRAGLFMKIEPVRETTANGTTFSVKKTAFCEAHSPPEKEGSDDEENGGRVLGCRASRGMSAYAQSPQLIKSLKSNKKEVNKKKKKGKKSPEVTSKKASTPLVTVPQIPPHRLNKVFKGIVIQKKNYFMQRLHNYWLLKRQSRNGVPLIRRLHSHLQAQRSTDQTEPDEKVSAVREELKYWQKLRHDLERARLLVELIRKREKLKREQVKVHQAVMELQLTPALILQRSTLDQLQEKDVARIFAQPVNLKEVPDYLEFVSQPMDFSTMRSKLEAHQYRTFSDLEADFNLMISNCMLYNAKDTVFYKAAVRLRDLGGAILRHAQRQAHNTGLDPHTGMHLPESPHKNDYYRCTLEDVDTLLDPENRLHMTVEDQLKELLDKLDVVTSMRSSGARTRRIRLLRKEINNVRYRRNSHLSNGDAKEDEQDDDEDDEEKDMDTENNLSSSSDKDDCKSTPPPTLEPSGLALSPPPGETPLDPPTLRPMTDPKTMSPPEPIKPSIDSPDADSEVNLASQNARVRDTPPVLSSSEGKLLNGVSNTASPTRPVSGGVGRRTSILFRKAKNGAKLHRDNQLQNGESRTPQHPTPPTSTTTPLTTEATVPPVLTPVNQTAHSRGTSPEKQREKTPPRSIETALTNGFKKHKDGGSDSDSSSSPILKKEITLPPKKSRGKPALSKVPFLESVNGDSDYTGPVDMLSIESDAEPEPLDLVWAKCRGYPSYPALIIDPEMPEEGVLHNGVPIPVPPADVLRLGEQRQEETGDKLYLVLFFDNKRTWQWLPREKLLPLGVDDTADKLRLMEGRKTSIRKSVQVAYDRAMIHLSRVRSDHGFIASSYL, from the exons ATGAGAAAGCCACGCCGGAGAGGGGGCCTCCCCGGGGGTTTGGGCGCCAGAAAAAGTGATGCCGCTGCACCTCGAGGTGGTGGATCTCGGGGGACTACACAGCCCCGCTCGCCCTCCCCCTATAGACTCAAACTCTCTCCAACACGAGAGACCCTGACCTACGCCCAGGCCCAGAAAATGGTGGAGGTGGACCTGGATGGCCGGCTGCACCGCATCAGCATCTTTGACCCGTTGGCCATTATCACAGAGGATGAAATGATGGCGCAGGACATGGCTGAGTGCAACAGCAACAAAGAGAACAGCGAGCAGACATCTGCAACCATTGTGGCTACTCCGAGCCGCAGGTCTGCGAGTCAGAAGGGCAGAAAGAAGGACTCCAAAAATTCGTCCTCTCAGAATTCACACAGACAGAATCACACGCAGCATAACTCAGCCCAGCAGCACAATAACACCTGCTCAGCCTTACCGGAGCCCACATTTAGGGTTTTAGAGTCATTTGAGCCCATTGAGGCTCCACCTCTCCCTACTGCCTATTATCGTtacatagagaagtcaccagaGGAGCTGGAAGCAGAGGCTGAGTATGACATGGATGAGGAGGACGCAGCCTGGCTGGAGGTGGTGAACGAGAAACGAACATCTGAAGGCCAGACAGCCGTATCGGCAGACACCTTTGAAATCCTTATGGACCGGCTAGAAAAGGAGTCATTCCTGGAGTCGAGAATCCCTCAGAGTGCTGTGGATGAGGACGCCTTCTGCTGTGTGTGCCTGGATGACGAGTGCCTCAACAGCAACGTGATcctgttctgtgatgtgtgcaATCTCGCTGTGCACCAGGAGTGCTACGGTGTGCCATACGTGCCCGAAGGTCCTTGGCTTTGCCGCCGTTGCCTTCAGTCTCCCTCTCGGCCTGTAGACTGCGCGCTGTGCCCAAATAGAGGCGGCGCATTCAAGCAGACAAGTGACGGACGCTGGGCACACGTGGTATGTGCCATCTGGATTCCCGAGGTATGCTTTGCAAACACGGTATTTCTCGAGCCCGTGGAGGGTGTAAATAACATCCCAGCAGCTCGGTGGAGGCTGACGTGCTACCTGTGCAAGCAGAAGGGCCGTGGTGCCTCTATACAATGCCACAGAGCCAACTGCTACACAGCATTCCACGTCACATGTGCCCAGCGGGCTGGACTCTTTATGAAAATCGAGCCGGTACGAGAGACCACAGCCAACGGTACAACGTTCTCTGTAAAGAAGACGGCATTCTGCGAGGCACACTCGCCTCCTGAGAAGGAGGGTTCGGATGATGAGGAAAATGGAGGGAGGGTGCTGGGCTGCCGGGCCAGTCGAGGAATGAGTGCCTATGCGCAGAGTCCACAACTGATAAAGTCTTTAAAAAGCAATAAGAAAGAGGtcaataagaaaaagaagaaggggaAGAAAAGTCCAGAAGTAACGTCTAAAAAAGCATCAACACCCCTGGTCACCGTGCCCCAGATTCCCCCACACAG GTTGAACAAAGTTTTTAAAGGTATTGTTATTCAAAAGAAGAATTATTTTATGCAGCGGTTGCACAACTATTGGTTACTGAAGCGCCAGTCACGTAACGGAGTACCTCTCATTCGGCGGTTACACTCACATCTGCAGGCCCAGAGGAGCACGGATCAG accgaACCAGATGAGAAGGTCAGTGCTGTGCGAGAAGAGCTCAAATACTGGCAGAAGTTGCGTCATGATTTGGAGAGAGCGCGGCTCCTGGTGGAGCTCATCCGGAAGAGAGAGAAGCTAAAGAGGGAGCAG GTGAAAGTGCACCAGGCCGTGATGGAGTTGCAGCTGACTCCTGCTCTCATTCTGCAGCGCTCCACCCTGGACCAGCTGCAGGAGAAAGATGTAGCGCGTATCTTTGCACAGCCGGTTAACCTTAAAGAG GTACCAGATTACCTGGAGTTTGTCTCTCAGCCCATGGACTTCTCCACCATGAGGTCCAAGCTGGAGGCTCACCAGTACCGCACGTTTTCTGACCTTGAGGCTGACTTCAACCTCATGATCTCCAATTGCATGCTCTATAACGCTAAGGACACTGTGTTTTACAAAGCGGCGGTACGTCTGCGGGACTTAGGGGGTGCAATCCTGCGCCACGCACAAAGGCAGGCTCACAACACAGGGCTGGACCCTCACACGGGCATGCACCTACCGGAGTCGCCGCACAAAAATGACTACTACCGTTGCACTCTGGAGGACG TGGACACCCTGCTAGACCCAGAGAACCGGCTGCACATGACGGTAGAGGACCAGCTGAAGGAGCTGCTGGATAAGCTGGACGTGGTGACGTCAATGCGCTCCAGCGGAGCCCGCACGCGTCGCATTCGGCTTCTACGCAAAGAGATCAACAACGTACGCTACCGTCGAAACTCCCACCTCTCTAACGGAGACGCCAAAGAGGACGAGCAGGATGACGACGAAGATGATGAGGAGAAAGACATGGACACTGAAAACAACCTGTCATCATCCTCAGACAAAG ATGATTGTAAATCTACGCCCCCTCCCACCCTGGAGCCCTCAGGTCTGGCCTTATCCCCTCCTCCTGGAGAGACCCCACTGGATCCCCCTACTCTCCGGCCAATGACTGATCCTAAAACCATGTCCCCTCCTGAACCCATCAAACCAAGTATTGACAGTCCAGACGCAGATTCGGAGGTCAACCTGGCCTCTCAAAATGCAAGGGTGCGAGACACCCCACCTGTGTTGTCTTCTAGCGAGGGGAAGCTGCTCAATGGTGTATCAAACACTGCATCTCCTACACGGCCCGTTTCAGGAGGAGTAGGTCGCCGCACCTCCATCCTGTTCAGAAAAGCGAAAAACGGCGCCAAGCTGCATCGCGACAATCAGCTGCAGAACGGCGAGAGTAGAACGCCACAGCATCCTACCCCACCAACTTCCACTACTACTCCTCTAACCACAGAGGCAACGGTTCCACCTGTTCTCACGCCGGTCAATCAGACAGCGCACAGCCGCGGCACTAGTCCTGAGAAGCAGCGGGAGAAGACCCCACCTCGCTCTATAGAAACCG ctctcacaaacGGATTCAAAAAGCACAAAGATGGTGGCTCAGACTCTGACAGCAGCTCCTCGCCCATACTCAAAAAGGAAAT tacaCTGCCACCAAAAAAAAGTCGCGGAAAACCTGCACTGTCCAAAGTACCATTCCTAGAGTCTGTTAATGGAGATTCGGACTACACTGGACCAG TGGATATGTTGTCTATAGAAAGTGATGCAGAACCCGAGCCTCTGGACCTTGTGTGGGCCAAGTGTAGAGGATATCCGTCCTACCCTGCTCTG